CCAGAATGATTGAAAATTTGGACGCTTTCAGAATCCGCCACCACCACCAGTTCTTTTCCGATAGCAACGGAATAATCCGCACCACTTTGAATTTCGAACTGAAGGAAGTTTTCTTTTTCGACTTTTCCGCTTTCACTCAACACACTCAATCTGAAACGCTTTCCTTCACGCACTACCATGAGAACTTGTCTTGCGACAATCGCAGTAGCGACGATCGGATAACGCGTCTTGAAGATGTCGGGAGTATATTGCACTGCAAACACTCCTACCGGTTGAGGCATAAACACCTGTTTTTGACAAAACGGACACTTGGCACGCGCGAACTCGTTGTGGCAATGGGGGCACTCTTGGAACTTGAGCTCAAACATCCAGTCGGGCAGAGATTTCTCCGCTCTTTTCATCTGGACTAACTCTTGCTCCAAGAGTTGCAACGCTTCATCCGGCAGAATTTCAATCGGCAAGGCGTTGCCGATCGTTTCCGCCTTCGGATGAAAGCGGGACAATCCCGCCAGAACCCGTTCGGGAATATCCATCCCCGTCGTGGCTTTCTTAAACCATTGACCGGCCGCCCGAAATGGGTGACCACCGCGCGTTATCCCCGTGATATAGTGGATACGTAATGACCACTCGTCATCTTCCGGCAGAAATGGCACCAACCCAGCAGCCAAATCACGGTTGTAAAGCCGTGGCGCGCCGTAGGCAAAATGAATCTCCCTGCCATTGAAACCGGGAACTTGGTAAGAATCGGCGTCACAGCCCAAGACCTTCCCAAACTGTGAAAAGTGAAACATGGCATTGCCGGGATTGAAATCGCAAATAACCAATCCGGCCACGTGAATCAGGTTTTTCAGGGCGTTCAATCCCTTAAGAACTTTCAGCGCGCGACTTGGCGTGATCAATTGCCTCGCCCAAAATTGCGGCGAGTAAAGTTCGGCTAACGCCCCATACCCTTTTGGCATCAGTTCCATGATGAAACCTTGAAAGACATCTTGCCTATCGGTAATCACTTTTTCCGGTGGCAAAATTTCCTTAGGCAAATTCATGGTGACCATCCGCGGAATCTTCTGCGCCCTTACCTCCCGCATCGTTTCTTTATCCGGATCACCATCGTAAACGAAAATCTTCGCCGCTTTCGGTTTTCCTTGAACATCACAGCGATAGACACTCGCCATCGCCCCCTGTCCGAGCATTTCTTTCAGCTGAACAGGTTTTCCGTCAACGTAAACGATATCGCTCATTAAGTCACCTCTCTTTCAATAAAAACACCGCTGATATCATCATCAAAAATCACCGATCCGTCCGGCATCGTATTTTTTTTCACCAACAGACGCGCCAAATCGTCCACCTCTTCGGGATGATAAACGTTCCACGCATCATCACTCGACAAGATAGTTAGATCCTCGTCCTCTCGTCGGTTGTTGAGATCCAACAGCCAAGTTTCAAACTTGCGCCACTTCCAACGCCCAAACGGATTAGCCGGCGCATGATGCCAAGGCCAACCATCGGTCGTAACTCCCAACTTTTGAAAATTCGGTGGCACACGAATTACTTTGGAATGTAGATCGGCTGGATCGCCAGGGTATTCCTGACCCTTGATCGCCAACATGTAACCCAAATAGGGCGGCATGTCATTGTAGTCAAAGATGCTTAATTTCCCGTCCAAGGAAACTTTTGCATCACCACGAACCAAAACCAATCCTCCTTCATCTTCATGCACACAAACCCCCAGAACGGTTGCTTGATACATTTCTGCAATCGCGGCATAAACCAAGTAGTTATCCGACTCCATCAGATCAACTGCACGGTCGTAAACCGTAAGTTCCGACAGAAATTGTGCTCCACCCGGATAAGCGGCAATGGCATTCATCAGATATCGCTGTAACAACCGGTCGTAGGCGCCGGGAAAAATATCCCAGGACACACCCAGTTTGACCAGTTGCCACATCGCCTGCGTGGCGGCATGACACAGCTGCGCCGCACCGGCCTCACTTTTACTGCTTGCAGAACAACCATCGGCAACAGAGGCGACGATCATTTTGTCGCGCCGAAAGGAAAAAACCATATCCTGGCAGTTCTTTCGGCGATTGTAATGCGTCGGACCAGGTTTTGCCGCCGAACCACACCATACTCTTCCCATTTTGTCACTCCTTGTACTTATTATCTAGAATCGCAAGTTGTCAAAACAACCAACCAAACCGCACCCTTTTGACCCTACGAGGATCATCCGGAGCAAGGGGTAAAGGTATATCACATCTATAATTCTTGTCAAGCAAAAAATCGGCTTGTTTTGACACATCAAAACGGCCATACTGACCGCTAATATGAATAATATTATTGATGCTCAAAATGGCGACGAGACGGCATTTGCTGAATTGGTTAAACAAAACTTGCCACTAATTTACCGCTACATATTTCGATTAACGGGAAACGTGGCCACGGCCGAGGATTTAACCCAAGAAACATTCGTGCGCGTTTGGAAAAACTTGTCGCGTTTTGACACCAAAAAACCTTTTCGCCCGTGGCTTTACCGCATTGCGCGCAACTGCGCTTTCGATTTCTTGCGCAAGAAAAATACCGTGCCGTTTTCTTATTTGTCGGAGCAGGAGCAACTAAAATTGGGAACCCTGCCGGACAATAGTACTTCTCCGGCCGATGCACGCGATAGCACTTCGCAAATCGTTTTGTTGACAACAGATACAACCTACGAAAAGACGACAACCGCCACACAAGGTGATTTTCAAACAAGTGCCTCGGTAGTAATAAACGGCAAATCCAATCCGGATGGTTCAGTCACCGCCACATCCGTCCAAACCGCGCCGGCAAATTTAGGACAAGGTCAAAATCAAGGTCGACTAATAAGTCAGTAAATATCTAAACAGAAAAAGTGTCAACTACTGTTGACACTTTAAAAAAATACCCCTAAAATACGAACACATCCCCCTGGGATCGTCCCCGAGTGATGTGTTCGTTTCTCTCGAGAACTTCAGAAGGGAGTCTCTCATGCAACGGTTTTTGGTTGTAGTGGCGTCGATGATTTTTTTTGTCTCAATCATTTCGGCCGGCAACGCGTTTGGCGATGCTTTCCGGCTTGGTTGCGGATGCGGACGCGGAGCCGACCCGTCGGTTTGCGTGGCCACCACGACACCGCCCACCACGCACGAAGTTGCCCAAGTGGCCGTTCCCAAGCAACCCAACGCCGGTTGCGCGGGAAAAGCGTGTAAGCAACGCCTCGGATCGCGATTGGCGGCTCGCCTCCGACATCGCTAGACGCCTGATGTCTGCGACCCGGCACGTTTTCGTACTACCAAGTACGGAAACGTGCTCTTTTTTAATCCCCATTAACGTCTTCCTGATCACACGCAATAGTGGGATAGTTTCAGTAAAGCGATATTCCTTTAAGCCATTTTTACCACATCGGAGGTACCACTTCCGGGATCGGATTAGTAACTGTGAATAATTTTCAATATATTGCTTGAAAGACTTTCAAATTCTTCTTTAGATTTTTCAATGTTTTCTTTTGTTCCCTGATGATGATCCGCAACCTGCGCGGGGTCCAAGTTGAAAATAGCCGTCCCAATCTCCTGACACTTTGATGGAATTCTTCCATAATCCTGAACAGTTTGTAATGGATTTCTCCAACTACTCTCCACAAGCCCGTTCCGGCAATGCTTTTCCGACAAATATTCTCTCACCTTGCCGGGAATTTTCTGCATCCACGCACGATGATCGGCGATTGGCTGTTCACCATAAACATTATATGAATTGACAATATAACCGATAAAAAGAGGGTCGCCCTGCAAAACAAATTTCGTTTCAGTGTTTCCGGCCAGTGCCTTCGCGCTATTCCTCCAATTTATTTTCCACTTTTCATAAACGATACCAAGATTTTCAATTCCCTGAACACTGAAAGCATCAGGCAACACCGGAACAACGAAATAATCCGCGCCAAGCAAAATCATTTGATTAAGCAAACCCAAACTTGGCGAAGTATCAATCACAAAAACATCAACTTGATCGCTTAATCCTTTTTCCCTCAAAAAACGATCAATCGCGCTTGTCTGAAAATATCCTATTTGCTGACCGGATGCCGCTTGGCCATAGGCAGTGATTAATAAACCCTCATAAACAGACAAATTCAAGTCCCCTTTCAATAAAAACAAGTTAGAATTTTCCCTAACTCGCAAAAATTGCACGCCAAGATTGATATCGGAACCACCCTCGACCACACCTTTTAATACGTCAAAAATTGTCTTTTCATCTCCCGAAAAAAGATTCTTAACGTAAAACTCCTCGCCCATCGCAAGACGACTAAGATTGCACTGCGGATCCAAATCGATCAACACTGTCTTATAACCTTTTTCCGCAAAAGCTACCGCACAATTATAGGCAAGGGTTGTTTTTCCTACACCGCCTTTATTGTTGGAAAAAATTACTTTTTTCGACCGCGGAAACTTCATAATTGCATTATGCCAGATGCGTCAAATATATCAAAATCAAAACAACTACACAAACAAAAAACCATTTGCCAAAGCCTGCTTTACACATTACACCATAGCTATGACTTTACTCTCGCCTGATATTATTAATCGCTCCGCAAAGAAATACTTTGATTACGCCATTTTTCGCCGTGGCGAGGATTATTTTCAACGCGGACGGGTAAAAAATATCGATTTTGAGATTAGCGAGGATGACAAAACAGTACTGGTGACCGCGAAAGTCCGCGGTTCAAGAAGCTATGAATCTTCCGTAACGTTCAACGCGGAAAGCGGTGAAATTTTAGACGCAACATGCACTTGCCCATATGATGACGCCTGCAAACATTGCGTTGCGACCGCACTGGCATTTGCCGAAAAAACCGCAATTACGAAGGTTTCGGGAGTAAACGAAGTAATAGTTAAAACGGCGTTGAAAAATATGGGCATTTCCGTCGAAAAAATGCCCGCGGATTTATTAAACCGCATTTTGGATTACCAAGAAGAAACCCAAAAACAACCACGTTTATTTGCGGTTCCGAAAAAGGTTTTGATGCCAAAAATACCTAAACCACCTCAACCGAAAAAGTTTTTTATCAAGCTTTCTCATTATCCTTATTATGCTCCAAGTTTATACAACGAAGATAACCCCCACCAACCCGCCAGTTTAAAAAGAACACTGGATTTACCACAAATAACGACAGCGCAATGTGAACTGCTTTTACTTATTCAGGAGGGAAATTTCCAACAATACTCCTCCGCTCAACCGGACTACGGCAAATTATTGCCACTTCTTGCCAAGGCGGAATTCCCTGTTTATCGCGAAAACATTTATACCGAAGATACGCAACTTGATATTGTTATTGATCCGTCGCCCTTGCAGGCAACACTAAAACATTATTCCGTACGCCAACAAATCGATAAAACAAAAGTACGGCACGACTTCTACCTGGAAATGCCCGCCAAATATTGGAAAACTGACGAATCTTTTTACGGCAATCCATTTTTAGCAAATAATGATTGCGCCATTCGCGACACCGGAACAACTCTTGAACTGCATCGGCTTTCTCCGCTGTTGGCAAAATTAATTGCCCGAGCTCGTCGCGATTATTATAGTGAAAGCAGTAAAATCACACCGCCGGTATGTACCGCAGAACTAACCGGAGATGAGGTGGCACAATATGAACAACTTACCGCCGATGTACAGCAGTTTTTGAAACTTTCCGCACCACTTCCGCCCCTTTCCGTTCACGTAGAAAAAAATACGCCCCGTCCGGTTTTTTTGGCGCACTTTAATAATGCGGAACAAGAAATAAACGTAGCGCCCGCCATCGACTACGGATTTTACCAACAAGATATTTCAAAAGACATATATTTAAGTAGACGAAAATACGATAGCGGACTAAAACGAGTGGCACCATGGGAACACCCCGGTACACATATCGTTGATGTCAAAGATAACATAATTCATGTTGCGGAAATAAATGCTGATCTGGAAATTAACTTGTTTTCGGAAATCATGAAGAAAAACACTGAACTGGGTTTTTCTGAAAAATTAAGATGCAAAAAAATAGGAACCAAACCGCTTGAAAACTACCTGCGCGACGGTTGGCCCAAAGTATTGGCGTATGCCAATGAAAAAGGCTACGGAATAATTTTTACGCAAGATACACTACCAACGGAAGAAGAAATTTTTCGCGCCGATTTTGCGTCACAAATAAACGCTGACAATGATTGGCTTTATTTCGATTTAAAGTGTTATTGCGGAGAAGAAAAAGTTACCCTAGAAAAACTACTTGAGTTCTTAAACAGTGGACAAAAATATTGGAAAAAAGATGACGGCACACTGGTAAACGTCGCCAACCGTGAGGAGCTGGAACGACTGGCGCGACTACTGGAAAGTTTTCACGCTAAAGAAAACGGCGGTTTCGAAGGGCGCCTGCACCACGCGGCGGAACTGGAATACGTGATGACCAGCTCACCCCACTACAATGCCGTTCGCGAAGAAAGCTTCAATAGTTTTATCCAACAACTCCATCGGGGAAAACCCGTCAAAAAAGTCCGCCTTTCCAACAACCTCAACGCCATTTTGCGACCTTATCAAAAAGAAGGAATTGAATGGCTCTATTTTCTGCGTTCTTTCCGTTTTGCGGGAATCCTGGCGGACGATATGGGTTTAGGAAAAACCTTGCAAACGCTTGTCGTTATCGACCGCGAAAAAATTTCCGGCACCCCGTCTCTGGTAATTTGCCCAAAAACCTTGTTATACAATTGGCAAGCGGAAGCGAAGAAATTTTTCCCCTCACTTAAAACACTGGTTTATGATGGTACGCCTACGGAACGCAAGGAAAAAATAAAACTAATCAAAAATAACGATTTGGTCATCACCGGCTACGCGACAATAAAAAGAGATTTTGACGAAATTAATCGGGAAAAAATTCGCTTCAATTACGCGATCCTGGACGAGGCGCAATTCATTAAAAATCACGCCACCAAGTCCGCGCAAGTGGTGAAAAAGATTGATGCCGGATATCGCCTGGCGCTAACCGGGACGCCGCTGGAAAACAGCGTATCGGAAATTTGGTCGATTTATGATTTTTTGATGCCCGGTTTCTTGGGTAACTACAAAAATTTTGCCGAGAATTTTCACAGGCCGATTATGGATCACGGCGACCGCGAAGCACTAGAACACTTGCGAAAGAAAGTGGAAAAATTTATGTTGCGTCGTACCAAAACGGAAGTACTGAAGGAATTGCCACCGAAGATAGAACAAGAAACCCAATGCCATTTAAGCGACGCGCAAAACATTTTATATCAACAAATTCTTTCCCAAGTGCGAAACGATATTTTTAAAACAGTCAAAACGAAAGGTTTTAATAACGCGCAAATCCACATTCTGGCCGGACTGACAAAATTACGACAAGTTTGCAACCATCCGGCACTCCTGATTAAAGAAAAGGATTTTCGCAAATACGAATCAGCAAAGCTGGAGATGTGCTTAGAGCTGGTAAACGAAGTGGTTGAGGGAAAACGTAAATTGTTGATTTTTAGTCAATTCACCAAAATGCTGGATATTATTTCCGCCAGTTTAAAAGACACTAACACACCTCATCTTTATCTATCAGGAAAAACAAAAGACCGCCAAACACTGGTAGACCGATTCAACAACGATCCCGCTTTCCCCGTATTTCTGATCAGTTTAAAAGCGGGGGGAGTGGGCCTAAACCTAACCTCTGCCGATACGGTGATTATTTTCGACCCATGGTGGAACCCAAGTGTGGAAAACCAAGCCATCGACCGCACCCACCGGATTGGGCAAACAAAAACCGTTAACGTCTATCGCCTTCTCACATCGGGAACAATCGAAGAAAAAATTCAAGCGTTAAAACAAAAAAAACAGCGTTTATTTAACGCAATGGTCAGCCAAAGTGGCGACACCTTCAAAAAACTAACTTGGAATGACGTTAAACAATTGTTTGAGTAGTAGAATATTATTCCTCGACACACTAACCCAAATCCACCTCCAAAGAAGTTTAAGGCAACTAAATATAAAAAAGTCGACTATTGACACTATTCATTTTTCCTATACACTGTTGGCTTGGGTTGGATTGGCCAATCCTAAAAATGTTCTCTCTCAATGAAGGGCTGCTATGAAAAAATTCTTTCTTCCCATTTTACTAGTTGTGGTTTCTCTTGTTGCATACAATCTAGGCCGCACACTAGGTGTCACCAAAAACAACGCAACAGCGGACCAACAAAACATCGACGAAACGTCGCAACTGGACGGCCACCACACCAAAGATTTGGTAATGCATTGCATGGACTTCCGGTTTCAGGGGATGGAACACCGCTTTACCTGTGACACTTGCGGTCGAAAAGCGGATAAACTTTCCTGGCCCGGTGCCGTCAAAATCCTCAATTCCGACAACCCTGCACTTAAAGAAGAAGCACTTGACGCAATCAAGACTGCCATTGAAAAACATGGCATAGAGATAATCCACCTCATTAATCATCTTGATTGCGGAGGATACGGCGGATCGACGAAACACGCGGACACTGGCGCGGAAAAACAGTTTCACGCCGACGAACTAACGCGAGCGGGAAACACCATCCATGAAAGATTTAAGACGCTAGTTGTCCGAAAATACATTGCCTCCCGTCAGGGCATTGAAGAATTGGCACCATGACGTTAGTCTCGCGTGCCATAACCCCGTTGTTGTAATCAAAATGACAACGGTTTTTTTATTTTTGTAGTATGCTCAAGCGTATGAACAAACCAAAGACAATTCTTTTCCTTTGCACCGGCAATTACTTTCGTAGCCGATTCGCGGAATATTACTTTAATTACTTTGCGCAAGATTTACCATGGAAAGCAGAATCTAGAGGATTAGCGCTGTTCACTTACAATAATGTGGGACCTATTTCCTCGTACACTGAACGCGAATTATCCAGATTGGGGATCCCCGCAAATAATCCTCGTTTTCCAATTTCCGCCAAAGAAGAAGATTTTGAAAAAGCGGATAAAATCATCGCGCTTAGCAAATCGGAACATGAACCGATGATTTTGAAAAATTTTTCAAAATGGAAAGATCAAGTAATTTATTGGGACATCGGCGACATTGACATGATGTCGTTAAACGACGCCTTTCCGATGATGGAAAAACGACTGCGGGAATTAATCGAATCGTTGCGATAAATTTTACCTCTTACTTTAGGGGTAACCCCTAAAGTAAGAAAGAATGATCCTTAAAAACTTTACTTTATTATCGACCGCGATAGTAATTATTTTTCTTAGGTGGGTAATTGCCGCGCGGATTAGTTTGCGCGTTATTATGTGGGGTAAAACGGCGTTGTTGCGGAAAACTGCGTGGTTCAACAGGATGTGTCACCGCGCGCGCCGCCGGTAATACTGGCAACGGTTTTACAATCAAAGGCAAACGAATCAAACGTTCGATGAGACGCACTTTGCCACGCTGATCGGCAGTAATAAACGTAATCGCTTTTCCTTCGCGACCGGCTCTACCGGTACGACCAATTCGATGAACATAATTCCCCGGATCATCCGGTAAATCATAATTTACCACCAACTGAATATCTTCCACATCAATACCGCGCGCGGCAATATCCGTTGCCACCAATACGCGATGCTGACCTTTTTTAAATCCTTCCAGCGCAGACTTACGACGAGCCAAAGTTAAATTGGAATGAATCTCGGCCGCGCCGTGACCCATATCACGCACCGCGCGAGCGATTCTTTTAGCGCCATGCTTTGTGCGGGAAAAAACCAAAACCGTGCCGGAATGATCAGCCAAAACTTTATCCAACAACCGATTTTTCTGTTCTTTACCAATCACAAACAAATGATGATCAATGTGCGCGCCTACAGTTCCTTGCTTGGAAATTTCAATTCTCACTGGGTTGCGCATGTGCCCCATCGTTATCTTTTCAATTTCCGGTGGCATGGTGGCGGAGAAAAGCATCGTTTGACGATTGTTTGGAACACTTGTAAGAATACGCTTAATTTGCGGGGCAAAACCCATATCAAACATATGATCGGCTTCATCCAAAACCAACACGCCAACATTATGAAGATTAAGAATACGTTGATCAAGGTGATCGATAATACGCCCCGGCGTACCAACAATGACATGTGGAATACGACGAATGTCGCCGATTTGTTTACTCATCGACGC
This genomic stretch from bacterium harbors:
- a CDS encoding serine/threonine-protein kinase; this translates as MSDIVYVDGKPVQLKEMLGQGAMASVYRCDVQGKPKAAKIFVYDGDPDKETMREVRAQKIPRMVTMNLPKEILPPEKVITDRQDVFQGFIMELMPKGYGALAELYSPQFWARQLITPSRALKVLKGLNALKNLIHVAGLVICDFNPGNAMFHFSQFGKVLGCDADSYQVPGFNGREIHFAYGAPRLYNRDLAAGLVPFLPEDDEWSLRIHYITGITRGGHPFRAAGQWFKKATTGMDIPERVLAGLSRFHPKAETIGNALPIEILPDEALQLLEQELVQMKRAEKSLPDWMFELKFQECPHCHNEFARAKCPFCQKQVFMPQPVGVFAVQYTPDIFKTRYPIVATAIVARQVLMVVREGKRFRLSVLSESGKVEKENFLQFEIQSGADYSVAIGKELVVVADSESVQIFNHSGEKIETTTTNNFLGKPSFGVGEFFHRCVGAQVMRWQSIVGNWVYKPVVQGMPIGATWLGECLAGLVIMAYASGVYEWSVLQGFARKKIAVQGIPRGYFQQRQHVAAFDKSELVVFRVLENTRGKQVTLVDRFEVLTDVVQSAQFSGVINQAAYLKGTILFSADDGLMIWKKGGDPVVREGTVDAVSEGDAIQLIDGSTIVVVKGNTLGLLTTKKK
- a CDS encoding protein phosphatase 2C domain-containing protein, with product MGRVWCGSAAKPGPTHYNRRKNCQDMVFSFRRDKMIVASVADGCSASSKSEAGAAQLCHAATQAMWQLVKLGVSWDIFPGAYDRLLQRYLMNAIAAYPGGAQFLSELTVYDRAVDLMESDNYLVYAAIAEMYQATVLGVCVHEDEGGLVLVRGDAKVSLDGKLSIFDYNDMPPYLGYMLAIKGQEYPGDPADLHSKVIRVPPNFQKLGVTTDGWPWHHAPANPFGRWKWRKFETWLLDLNNRREDEDLTILSSDDAWNVYHPEEVDDLARLLVKKNTMPDGSVIFDDDISGVFIEREVT
- a CDS encoding sigma-70 family RNA polymerase sigma factor gives rise to the protein MNNIIDAQNGDETAFAELVKQNLPLIYRYIFRLTGNVATAEDLTQETFVRVWKNLSRFDTKKPFRPWLYRIARNCAFDFLRKKNTVPFSYLSEQEQLKLGTLPDNSTSPADARDSTSQIVLLTTDTTYEKTTTATQGDFQTSASVVINGKSNPDGSVTATSVQTAPANLGQGQNQGRLISQ
- a CDS encoding AAA family ATPase, coding for MKFPRSKKVIFSNNKGGVGKTTLAYNCAVAFAEKGYKTVLIDLDPQCNLSRLAMGEEFYVKNLFSGDEKTIFDVLKGVVEGGSDINLGVQFLRVRENSNLFLLKGDLNLSVYEGLLITAYGQAASGQQIGYFQTSAIDRFLREKGLSDQVDVFVIDTSPSLGLLNQMILLGADYFVVPVLPDAFSVQGIENLGIVYEKWKINWRNSAKALAGNTETKFVLQGDPLFIGYIVNSYNVYGEQPIADHRAWMQKIPGKVREYLSEKHCRNGLVESSWRNPLQTVQDYGRIPSKCQEIGTAIFNLDPAQVADHHQGTKENIEKSKEEFESLSSNILKIIHSY
- a CDS encoding DEAD/DEAH box helicase; the encoded protein is MTLLSPDIINRSAKKYFDYAIFRRGEDYFQRGRVKNIDFEISEDDKTVLVTAKVRGSRSYESSVTFNAESGEILDATCTCPYDDACKHCVATALAFAEKTAITKVSGVNEVIVKTALKNMGISVEKMPADLLNRILDYQEETQKQPRLFAVPKKVLMPKIPKPPQPKKFFIKLSHYPYYAPSLYNEDNPHQPASLKRTLDLPQITTAQCELLLLIQEGNFQQYSSAQPDYGKLLPLLAKAEFPVYRENIYTEDTQLDIVIDPSPLQATLKHYSVRQQIDKTKVRHDFYLEMPAKYWKTDESFYGNPFLANNDCAIRDTGTTLELHRLSPLLAKLIARARRDYYSESSKITPPVCTAELTGDEVAQYEQLTADVQQFLKLSAPLPPLSVHVEKNTPRPVFLAHFNNAEQEINVAPAIDYGFYQQDISKDIYLSRRKYDSGLKRVAPWEHPGTHIVDVKDNIIHVAEINADLEINLFSEIMKKNTELGFSEKLRCKKIGTKPLENYLRDGWPKVLAYANEKGYGIIFTQDTLPTEEEIFRADFASQINADNDWLYFDLKCYCGEEKVTLEKLLEFLNSGQKYWKKDDGTLVNVANREELERLARLLESFHAKENGGFEGRLHHAAELEYVMTSSPHYNAVREESFNSFIQQLHRGKPVKKVRLSNNLNAILRPYQKEGIEWLYFLRSFRFAGILADDMGLGKTLQTLVVIDREKISGTPSLVICPKTLLYNWQAEAKKFFPSLKTLVYDGTPTERKEKIKLIKNNDLVITGYATIKRDFDEINREKIRFNYAILDEAQFIKNHATKSAQVVKKIDAGYRLALTGTPLENSVSEIWSIYDFLMPGFLGNYKNFAENFHRPIMDHGDREALEHLRKKVEKFMLRRTKTEVLKELPPKIEQETQCHLSDAQNILYQQILSQVRNDIFKTVKTKGFNNAQIHILAGLTKLRQVCNHPALLIKEKDFRKYESAKLEMCLELVNEVVEGKRKLLIFSQFTKMLDIISASLKDTNTPHLYLSGKTKDRQTLVDRFNNDPAFPVFLISLKAGGVGLNLTSADTVIIFDPWWNPSVENQAIDRTHRIGQTKTVNVYRLLTSGTIEEKIQALKQKKQRLFNAMVSQSGDTFKKLTWNDVKQLFE
- a CDS encoding low molecular weight phosphatase family protein, with the protein product MNKPKTILFLCTGNYFRSRFAEYYFNYFAQDLPWKAESRGLALFTYNNVGPISSYTERELSRLGIPANNPRFPISAKEEDFEKADKIIALSKSEHEPMILKNFSKWKDQVIYWDIGDIDMMSLNDAFPMMEKRLRELIESLR
- a CDS encoding DEAD/DEAH box helicase; this translates as MLQGSPEEKKLDFSNLGLSPRLLAVLAQLKFVTPTRIQAEAIPVAVLGKDVVGIAETGTGKTLAFVLPLLQQISASKKQALIILPTRELAMQVEETLDAVGRGFGLRKALLIGGASMSKQIGDIRRIPHVIVGTPGRIIDHLDQRILNLHNVGVLVLDEADHMFDMGFAPQIKRILTSVPNNRQTMLFSATMPPEIEKITMGHMRNPVRIEISKQGTVGAHIDHHLFVIGKEQKNRLLDKVLADHSGTVLVFSRTKHGAKRIARAVRDMGHGAAEIHSNLTLARRKSALEGFKKGQHRVLVATDIAARGIDVEDIQLVVNYDLPDDPGNYVHRIGRTGRAGREGKAITFITADQRGKVRLIERLIRLPLIVKPLPVLPAARAVTHPVEPRSFPQQRRFTPHNNAQTNPRGNYPPKKNNYYRGR